Within Candidatus Omnitrophota bacterium, the genomic segment AGATCCACGAGCTTAAAAGTTTTACCGCGGATAAGAAGATAGACCTTTCTTCGGAGGCCAAAAAGCTTGAGGAAAAGCTAGAGACCCTTAAAAAAGATATTTACACCAAACTTACCCCCTGGCAAAGAGTCCAGATCGCCAGGCACCCCCAAAGGCCGTATACCCTTGATTATATCGGGATGATGATGAC encodes:
- a CDS encoding acetyl-CoA carboxylase carboxyl transferase subunit alpha (catalyzes the carboxylation of acetyl-CoA to malonyl-CoA; forms a tetramer composed of two alpha (AccA) and two beta (AccD) subunits; one of the two catalytic subunits that can form the acetyl CoA carboxylase enzyme together with a carrier protein); its protein translation is MANLDFEKPIAELEKKIHELKSFTADKKIDLSSEAKKLEEKLETLKKDIYTKLTPWQRVQIARHPQRPYTLDYIGMMMT